The Nostoc sp. 'Lobaria pulmonaria (5183) cyanobiont' DNA window GTGAAAACCAGTCATATCGTGTCCGGTTAAAGACTTATCATTAAGACCGCAGAGGGGCAGAGGAGAGGGGTTTTTGGGCTTTCTGCATAGATTCAGGAATTATAACTAATTAGCCGGACATGATATCAGGTAAACGCATTTAAAATAAACATCTGGTGAAATCAATTATACGTTACCTGAAATCCTTGTAGAGACTAGCAGTGCTGCGCCTCTACATGCTTTTTGACTCATATCTCTAATTTATGACTGCCGGTTTGTGTTTATTGCTAACTTCTAAAGGCAGGAAAATCGTCAAAACTTCCCCATAGTGTGGACGCTGGCGCACAATCAGTTTGCCACCGATCGCTTGAAACAAATGCTTGGTTGCAGCGATATTCAAACTAATCGTACCTGTTTCTGGTTGGAACATCAGCAGTTGACCTAGAGCTTTGCGAATTGGTGGTGTTGCAGGTGTGGCGGCTTTATTTGAATCTTTGCACCGGAATTGCGGCGATAATTGTAACTTCAGTTGATCTCCCGCTGGGATAACTTGTACTTGAATATGGCTGCCAGCGGGTAAGCTGCGAGTAAAATTTTCTATCAAACCAGTGAGAACCTGATCTAGCATGGTGGGATTGCTTACCACTGTCGGTAGTTGCTGGGGTAAAACAACATTTAAAGTTAAGTTCCGCCGATGCGCTGCTTGTTCCCAACGGGGAATGCTCTGCTGCAACACCTGATCTAAAGACATCGGCGTGAGTTGAGTTTTTGATGATTTTGCTGAGGCAGTAGTTTCCAATTCTGCGGCCTTAAACAGCAATTCCATGCGGTCAATTTGCTCGGTACACTCGTGATCGATAATTTTTAAGCGATTGAGCACGCTAGCATCTAAATCTCGCCGCTTCAACAGCAGACGAGTCATGGTGCGAATAGTGGTTAAAGGTGTGCGAACTTCGTGAGCGAAGGCTTGGAGCAATTCTACATCAGGATTTGGGGAAGGTGGGGCCCCCTCTGTGGATAAGAGGTAATGGG harbors:
- a CDS encoding sensor histidine kinase, with amino-acid sequence MYQCILPSLSEILAENQSSVAECSPAKAEQQWRISLAATEHLLLNTLADPSVDTTQGLVLAAPAPLFSQPKLTQSLQTVTFTAKPFNPLALMPFQMPGAIASVNEDIAPHESVLPLLPGDPLGAEQFCLVFTDKFRLVLVLATQKNGKKTFSFSFEPEIVQQAWRSLGARVMLANPEFFARLDALVEQYSPVAPDYRMMIHFSQLLLQELTEPEETNDSLLGTEEEAREQGSRGVGEQGRRVIPQCPMPNTHYLLSTEGAPPSPNPDVELLQAFAHEVRTPLTTIRTMTRLLLKRRDLDASVLNRLKIIDHECTEQIDRMELLFKAAELETTASAKSSKTQLTPMSLDQVLQQSIPRWEQAAHRRNLTLNVVLPQQLPTVVSNPTMLDQVLTGLIENFTRSLPAGSHIQVQVIPAGDQLKLQLSPQFRCKDSNKAATPATPPIRKALGQLLMFQPETGTISLNIAATKHLFQAIGGKLIVRQRPHYGEVLTIFLPLEVSNKHKPAVIN